The following proteins are encoded in a genomic region of Populus trichocarpa isolate Nisqually-1 chromosome 13, P.trichocarpa_v4.1, whole genome shotgun sequence:
- the LOC18104474 gene encoding tetratricopeptide repeat domain-containing protein PYG7, chloroplastic isoform X4, with protein MPLSLLISRQIHGKESLMVSSSSPKPSRNPQNIEDNACMKRVIVSVSALSFGQISLLTSVQVAHAGESIKPDALYEVGELFELGIQLSYLLLLLALLGVGTFFVIRQVLMRRELDLSAKELQEQVRSGDASATGLFELGAVMLRRKFYPAATKYLLQAIEKWDGEDQDLAQVYNALGVSYILDGKLDKGIKQFEAAVKLQPGYVTAWNNLGDAYEKKKDLKSALKAFEEVLLFDPNNKVARPRRDALKDKVQMYKGVPIKSKDR; from the exons ATGCCACTCAGTTTACTAATTTCCAG GCAGATACATGGAAAGGAGTCACTAATGGTATCCTCTAGCTCACCGA AACCCTCGAGGAATCCTcagaacattgaggacaatgctTGCATGAAAAGAGTGATAGTTTCTGTGTCTGCACTCTCATTTGGACAAATCTCATTGTTAACTTCTGTACAAGTGGCACATGCAGGAGAAAGTATCAAACCAGATGCACTTTATGAGGTTGGGGAGTTATTTGAATTGGGAATCCAGCTCTCTTATCTTCTTTTACTTTTAGCTTTGCTAGGGGTTGGAACTTTCTTTGTGATTCGTCAAGTTCTAATGCGTAGAGAGCTCGACCTTTCTGCTAAAGAATTGCAG gaGCAAGTAAGAAGCGGTGATGCCTCTGCAACTGGACTTTTTGAACTCGGTGCAGTAATGCTGAGGAGAAAATTTTACCCGGCTGCTACTAAATATTTACTTCAGGCAATTGAGAAGTGGGATGGTGAGGATCAAGATCTTGCCCAG GTTTACAATGCGCTTGGTGTTAGCTATATTCTTGATGGGAAGCTTGACAAGGGAATCAAGCAATTTGAAGCTGCTGTGAAGCTTCAACCAGGGTATGTAACAGCCTGGAACAATCTTGGTGATGCctatgaaaagaagaaagactTGAAGTCAGCTCTCAAGGCATTCGAAGAAGTGCTGCTCTTTGATCCTAACAATAAGGTGGCAAGGCCAAGAAGAGATGCTTTGAAGGATAAGGTACAAATGTACAAAGGAGTTCCAATCAAGTCTAAGGATAGATGA
- the LOC18104476 gene encoding FHA domain-containing protein PS1 — protein MASNEEKKPEEEEEEEERKIPVFTVLRNGAILKNIFVIDKSPLPSPTSSEPSIENEENPVQETEEILSFGRHPDCSIVLNHPSISRFHLQINSRPSSQKLFVTDLSSVHGTWVSGKKIEPGFRVELNEGDTIRVGGSTRYYRLHWVPLSRAYDMETPFISPLDMAMIEEKREENPVLEEENEAKMSQDENLVATERESVEEKGSLEVAGKDDERYQAMDSTSVENRETKSLDLILQDVGSLYCEEICESIAKKEILSAALVPDESMDSLFYDANEDIEISFRNDHNVKDILSPTTVQGVISETKCRQYDGHNQSPEYFSVRQELPETETKGSSMIRESNAVFSSLSTAEVESQSASEMLGATENGSLLRKGHEPINIFSHGIEMVNLSLPVKDLSENDSKKVRKENQTLEHLVALEPTYKEGNQGNFTANLLVNLNSACSDDQAVSLKSTYEEGNQEKFTANLLENLNSACSGDHAVALDPTYEEGTREHFTANLLENLNTSSCSDDHAVALDPTYEEGTQENFTTNLLENLNSSCSDDHAADDMLEVENQNLSRDDHGQSVYTSICSALLAAESVSSSFPVGLLSEIIDSKKCQTPESVLASIENQENLQSSHVRSEKKQSSRNIWSRRGKPKAVLQLQTSRSREKNRGDDVEWENQENIENRSISKTIFPGSEAAEEVLTPGKENYSPNTLLLKSLKKKGKREETQLSNSRRSTSSKIAFSPYKQPEEEMIASPDKENQTPKVLQQTKLAIPASRNQVKFKQEMVLEECKAERVPLQSLLVNFSGNSNSEASVPNDATRSSISVNCSQIMRKSNFTGDGKRRWTMVADTASLVDKESRKSLQLLQGLKGTHLVIPKMVIRELDCLKRRSSLFRKKTEASLVLEWIEECMVRTPWWIHVQSSMEEGRHIAPTPPASPQSRFSQGSEGFPCGTGSSVPFPAHGSFLEIVSPTAEDHILEYALSYRKMNRDGQLILLTNDVTLKIKAMSEGLICETAKECRDSLVNPFSERFLWADSSPRGQTWSVSDDLVLKERYYQSPSKKSSKGEGAKGLKLILLHNSQYGQISRSEQCSLFRNRYLF, from the exons ATGGCAAGCAACGAAGAGAAAAaacctgaagaagaagaagaagaagaagagagaaagatcCCAGTTTTTACAGTACTAAGGAACGGTGCAATTCTCAAGAACATTTTTGTAATCGACAAGTCACCATTACCTTCACCAACATCTTCAGAGCCGTCcattgaaaatgaagagaaCCCAGTTCAAGAAACTGAAGAAATCTTGAGTTTTGGTAGACACCCAGATTGCAGTATTGTTTTAAATCACCCTAGCATTAGCAGATTCCACCTTCAAATCAATTCAAGACCCTCTTCACAGAAGCTCTTTGTCACAGATTTATCTTCTG TCCATGGGACTTGGGTTTCAGGGAAGAAGATTGAGCCGGGGTTTCGTGTAGAGCTCAATGAAGGTGATACAATAAGGGTTGGTGGCTCAACTAGGTACTACAGGCTGCACTGGGTTCCTTTGAGCCGTGCATATGATATGGAAACCCCATTTATATCACCATTAGATATGGCAATGATTGAAGAGAAGCGAGAGGAAAACCCAGTgcttgaagaagaaaatgaggcGAAAATGTCTCAG GATGAGAACTTAGTGGCAACTGAAAGAGAATCTGTTGAAGAGAAAGGCTCACTGGAAGTGGCAGGAAAAGATGATGAAAGATATCAG GCCATGGATTCTACATCAGTTGAAAATAGAGAAACAAAGTCTTTGGATTTAATATTACAGGATGTAGGCTCCTTGTATTGTGAGGAGATTTGTGAGTCAATTGCAAAGAAAGAGATCTTGTCAGCTGCTTTAGTGCCTGATGAAAGCATGGattctttgttttatgatgCAAATGAAGATATAGAAATCTCATTCAGAAATGATCATAATGTGAAGGATATATTAAGCCCCACAACTGTCCAGGGAGTTATTTCGGAAACCAAGTGTCGGCAATATGATGGACATAACCAGAGCCCTGAATATTTTTCTGTTCGACAAGAACTGCCGGAGACAGAAACCAAAGGGAGTTCAATGATCAGGGAATCCAATGCTGTGTTTTCTTCCTTGTCCACTGCAGAAGTGGAATCTCAGTCAGCCTCTGAGATGCTAGGAGCAACAGAAAATGGAAGCTTATTGAGGAAAGGCCATGAACCAATTAATATCTTCTCTCATGGGATAGAAATGGTGAACTTGTCTTTGCCTGTAAAAGATCTTTCAGAGAATGACAGTAAAAAAGTCAGAAAAGAAAACCAGACTCTAGAGCATCTTGTTGCTTTAGAACCAACATATAAAGAAGGAAACCAAGGGAATTTCACAGCAAATCTGCTGGTGAACCTGAACTCTGCATGTTCTGATGACCAAGCTGtttctttaaaatcaacatatgaAGAAGGAAACCAGGAGAAATTCACTGCAAATCTGCTGGAGAACCTGAATTCTGCATGTTCTGGTGACCATGCTGTTGCTTTAGACCCAACATATGAAGAAGGAACCCGAGAGCATTTCACTGCAAATCTGCTGGAGAACCTGAACACTTCATCATGTTCTGATGACCATGCTGTTGCTTTAGATCCAACATATGAAGAAGGAACCCAAGAGAATTTCACTACAAATCTGCTGGAAAACCTGAACTCCTCATGTTCTGATGACCATGCTGCTGATGATATGCTTGAAGTGGAAAACCAGAATCTTTCAAGGGATGACCATGGGCAGAGTGTATACACCAGCATCTGCTCTGCGCTCCTTGCAGCGGAATCTGTGAGCTCATCTTTTCCAGTAGGACTCCTCTCTGAGATCATAGATAGCAAAAAATGCCAGACCCCAGAATCCGTACTTGCTTCAATTGAAAACCAGGAGAACTTACAGAGCTCTCACGTCAGATCAGAGAAAAAACAGAGCTCTCGTAACATCTGGTCAAGAAGAGGGAAACCCAAAGCTGTTCTTCAGCTTCAAACAAGTAGGAGTAGAGAAAAGAATAGAGGAGATGATGTTGAATGGGAGAATCAGGAGAATATTGAGAATAGATCAATCTCAAAGACTATTTTCCCTGGTTCAGAAGCAGCAGAAGAAGTCCTTACCCCAGGCAAGGAGAATTACTCACCTAATACTCTTCTGCTGAAGTCCTTGAAAAAGAAGGGTAAACGAGAAGAAACGCAACTTTCCAACTCACGCAGATCAACCTCTTCAAAAATTGCTTTTAGTCCCTATAAGCAACCAGAAGAAGAGATGATCGCCTCTCCAGACAAAGAAAACCAGACACCAAAAGTTCTCCAACAAACAAAATTAGCTATACCAGCTTCAAGGAATCAAGTGAAATTCAAGCAAGAGATGGTACTAGAGGAGTGTAAGGCAGAAAGAGTTCCACTACAATCTTTACTTGTGAATTTCTCAGGAAATAGCAATTCTGAAGCTTCAGTCCCTAATGATGCTACAAGAAGCAGTATTTCTGTTAATTGTTCTCAAATTATGCGGAAG AGTAACTTCACTGGAGATGGAAAGAGAAGATGGACTATGGTGGCAGATACAGCTTCTCTTGTGGACAAGGAGTCAAGGAAGTCATTACAGCTTTTACAAGGTCTCAAGGGGACTCATTTGGTCATTCCAAAAATGg TGATAAGGGAACTAGATTGTTTGAAGCGTCGTAGTAGCTTGTTTAGAAAGAAAACGGAGGCATCATTGGTGTTGGAATGGATAGAAGAGTGTATGGTGAGAACACCATGGTGGATTCATGTCCAGAGCTCAATGGAGGAGGGAAGGCACATAGCACCAACCCCACCTGCTTCTCCCCAGTCACGATTCAGTCAGGGAAGTGAAGGGTTTCCGTGTGGGACAGGAAGCTCAGTTCCGTTTCCAGCTCATGGAAGTTTTCTAGAAATTGTTTCACCAACAGCGGAAGACCATATCCTTGAATATGCTCTTTCCTATAGGAAAATGAATAGAGATGGACAGCTCATCCTTCTAACTAATGACGTTACCCTGAAGATTAAAGCCATGTCAGAG GGGTTGATTTGTGAGACAGCCAAGGAATGTCGTGACAGTCTGGTGAACCCCTTCTCTGAGAGGTTCTTGTGGGCTGACAGCTCTCCTAGAGGACAGACTTGGTCTGTCTCGGACGATTTAGTTTTGAAGGAAAGGTATTACCAAAGCCCTTCAAAGAAATCATCTAAAGGAGAAGGTGCAAAGGGCTTGAAGCTCATTCTGCTTCATAATTCTCAGTATGGGCAGATCAGTCGGTCAGAACAATGTAGTTTGTTCAGAAACAGATACTTGTTTTAG
- the LOC18104474 gene encoding tetratricopeptide repeat domain-containing protein PYG7, chloroplastic isoform X2: MLLQTTISSSPPLQHLHQHPHSLLPFGSLKFRPHKLSLQALFQHYSPPDLTNFRAGHGLNATQFTNFQIHGKESLMVSSSSPKPSRNPQNIEDNACMKRVIVSVSALSFGQISLLTSVQVAHAGESIKPDALYEVGELFELGIQLSYLLLLLALLGVGTFFVIRQVLMRRELDLSAKELQEQVRSGDASATGLFELGAVMLRRKFYPAATKYLLQAIEKWDGEDQDLAQVYNALGVSYILDGKLDKGIKQFEAAVKLQPGYVTAWNNLGDAYEKKKDLKSALKAFEEVLLFDPNNKVARPRRDALKDKVQMYKGVPIKSKDR, from the exons atgcTTCTCCAAACCACCATCTCATCATCTCCACCTCTACAACACCTCCACCAGCATCCTCACTCTCTCCTACCATTTGGGTCTCTCAAGTTTAGGCCCCACAAGCTCTCTCTTCAG GCCCTTTTTCAGCACTATAGTCCACCAGATTTGACAAATTTTAGGGCAGGCCATGGACTGAATGCCACTCAGTTTACTAATTTCCAG ATACATGGAAAGGAGTCACTAATGGTATCCTCTAGCTCACCGA AACCCTCGAGGAATCCTcagaacattgaggacaatgctTGCATGAAAAGAGTGATAGTTTCTGTGTCTGCACTCTCATTTGGACAAATCTCATTGTTAACTTCTGTACAAGTGGCACATGCAGGAGAAAGTATCAAACCAGATGCACTTTATGAGGTTGGGGAGTTATTTGAATTGGGAATCCAGCTCTCTTATCTTCTTTTACTTTTAGCTTTGCTAGGGGTTGGAACTTTCTTTGTGATTCGTCAAGTTCTAATGCGTAGAGAGCTCGACCTTTCTGCTAAAGAATTGCAG gaGCAAGTAAGAAGCGGTGATGCCTCTGCAACTGGACTTTTTGAACTCGGTGCAGTAATGCTGAGGAGAAAATTTTACCCGGCTGCTACTAAATATTTACTTCAGGCAATTGAGAAGTGGGATGGTGAGGATCAAGATCTTGCCCAG GTTTACAATGCGCTTGGTGTTAGCTATATTCTTGATGGGAAGCTTGACAAGGGAATCAAGCAATTTGAAGCTGCTGTGAAGCTTCAACCAGGGTATGTAACAGCCTGGAACAATCTTGGTGATGCctatgaaaagaagaaagactTGAAGTCAGCTCTCAAGGCATTCGAAGAAGTGCTGCTCTTTGATCCTAACAATAAGGTGGCAAGGCCAAGAAGAGATGCTTTGAAGGATAAGGTACAAATGTACAAAGGAGTTCCAATCAAGTCTAAGGATAGATGA
- the LOC18104477 gene encoding uncharacterized protein LOC18104477: MEELKSALEAHMDQMADLVQKLSSELRSGFRPAIDNFIGFFHAIDWTEPWLMGLIGFHLALLILTVVSRKHINFQMSFFLVALAGVYLSERLNRVLGDNWRSFASQNYFDPHGLFLSVLWSGPLLIIATIILINTLFSLCFMIVRWKRAELRHRARLARESNKQD; encoded by the exons atggaAGAGCTGAAATCAGCATTGGAAGCTCACATGGACCAGATGGCGGATCTGGTCCAGAAACTCTCATCGGAGCTCCGATCCGGATTCCGACCCGCCATTGATAATTTCATCGGTTTTTTCCACGCCATTGACTGGACG GAACCTTGGTTAATGGGTTTAATTGGATTCCATTTGGCGTTGCTGATACTAACAGTCGTTTCAAGGAAACATATTAACTTCCAGATGTCTTTTTTCCTTGTAGCTT TGGCTGGTGTATACTTATCAGAGAGGCTTAACAGAGTCTTGGGTGACAACTGGAGGAGCTTTGCAAGCCAGAATTACTTTGATCCACATGGACTTTTTCTttcggtactctggtctgggcCTCTTCTTATCATTGCAACCATTATTCTG ATAAACACTCTCTTTTCCTTGTGTTTCATGATCGTTCGTTGGAAAAGGGCTGAGCTAAGACATCGTGCTAGGCTGGCTCGTGAAAGTAACAAGCAGGATTGA
- the LOC18104475 gene encoding protein SENSITIVE TO PROTON RHIZOTOXICITY 1 → MEPKDRPSLDAWANPSSSSNGLPRKMALENPSFTNFNLQQQEQKWDDTSILDYGIRIEPPFREFNQASESEYLLSSNCNNQPKVLDQEDGQNNEALQTSKLQDWDPRSMLNNLSFLEQKIHHLQDLVHLIVGRKGQALGGQDQLVTQQQQLITADLTSIIVQLISTAGSLLPSVKHTFSTGTPNGQLGQLGGILFPPLAGMNCVPQPQHGSGSKVSDQCNQMDVTGNCGTEPNHSIEEHEMKEEEDADEGENLPPGSYDILQLEKEEILAPHTHFCTICGKGFKRDANLRMHMRGHGDEYKTPAALAKPNKEPSSEPVIIKRYSCPFAGCKRNKDHKKFQPLKTILCVKNHYKRTHCDKSYICSRCNTKKFSVMADLKTHEKHCGKDKWLCSCGTTFSRKDKLFGHIALFQGHTPAIPLEETKGPYVSCDKVDGNEASNKVGNTNFSLGSNAGSGSGAQNVIEVKEDADDPASYFSPLSFDTCNFGGFHEFPRPPFDDSESSFSFLEAP, encoded by the coding sequence ATGGAACCTAAAGATAGGCCATCTCTAGATGCATGGGCAAATCCTTCATCCTCCAGTAATGGATTACCGAGAAAGATGGCCTTGGAAAATCCATCCTTTACCAATTTCAATTTACAGCAGCAGGAGCAGAAATGGGATGACACCTCCATTTTAGATTATGGTATTAGAATTGAGCCACCTTTCCGAGAATTCAACCAAGCATCAGAATCTGAATATCTGCTTTCTTCCAACTGCAACAACCAACCCAAAGTCCTGGATCAAGAAGATGGACAAAATAATGAGGCACTTCAAACAAGCAAATTACAAGACTGGGATCCTAGATCCATGCTCAATAATCTTTCTTTTCTAGAGCAAAAGATCCATCATCTCCAAGATTTGGTGCATTTAATTGTTGGCCGCAAAGGCCAGGCTCTAGGGGGACAGGATCAACTTGTAACTCAGCAACAACAGCTCATAACTGCTGATCTTACTTCAATAATTGTTCAGCTGATCTCCACTGCTGGTAGTCTTCTCCCATCTGTGAAACATACATTTTCTACAGGCACTCCTAATGGACAGTTAGGACAGCTTGGGGGGATTCTTTTTCCTCCTTTAGCTGGCATGAACTGTGTTCCACAGCCGCAACATGGTAGTGGAAGTAAAGTTTCTGATCAGTGCAACCAGATGGATGTTACAGGAAATTGTGGGACTGAACCGAACCACTCCATTGAAGAGCATGAAatgaaagaggaagaagatgctGATGAAGGAGAGAACCTTCCGCCTGGTTCCTATGATATATTACAActagaaaaggaagaaatacTTGCGCCACACACCCACTTTTGCACAATATGTGGGAAGGGGTTTAAGCGGGATGCAAATTTGAGGATGCATATGAGAGGCCATGGTGATGAGTACAAAACCCCTGCTGCACTTGCAAAACCCAACAAAGAACCCAGCTCAGAACCAGTGATTATTAAGAGGTATTCCTGCCCTTTTGCTGGTTGCAAGCGAAACAAGGATCACAAGAAGTTTCAGCCTTTGAAGACTATTTTATGTGTCAAAAACCATTACAAGAGAACCCATTGTGACAAAAGCTACATTTGCAGCCGATGCAACACCAAGAAGTTCTCAGTTATGGCAGATCTCAAAACTCATGAGAAGCATTGTGGGAAGGATAAATGGCTTTGTTCCTGTGGCACAACATTCTCGAGGAAAGACAAGCTTTTTGGACACATTGCTCTGTTCCAGGGCCATACTCCTGCTATCCCTCTTGAGGAAACTAAAGGACCTTATGTGTCATGTGATAAAGTGGATGGGAATGAAGCATCAAATAAGGTTGGAAACACAAATTTCAGCCTTGGCTCCAATGCTGGTAGCGGAAGTGGGGCTCAAAATGTTATCGAAGTGAAGGAGGATGCTGATGATCCTGCTAGTTATTTCTCACCATTGAGCTTTGATACGTGTAATTTTGGTGGATTCCATGAGTTCCCTCGACCCCCGTTTGATGATTCAGAAAGTTCATTCTCCTTTCTTGAAGCCCCATGA
- the LOC18104474 gene encoding tetratricopeptide repeat domain-containing protein PYG7, chloroplastic isoform X3, with the protein MPLSLLISRQIHGKESLMVSSSSPSTEKPSRNPQNIEDNACMKRVIVSVSALSFGQISLLTSVQVAHAGESIKPDALYEVGELFELGIQLSYLLLLLALLGVGTFFVIRQVLMRRELDLSAKELQEQVRSGDASATGLFELGAVMLRRKFYPAATKYLLQAIEKWDGEDQDLAQVYNALGVSYILDGKLDKGIKQFEAAVKLQPGYVTAWNNLGDAYEKKKDLKSALKAFEEVLLFDPNNKVARPRRDALKDKVQMYKGVPIKSKDR; encoded by the exons ATGCCACTCAGTTTACTAATTTCCAG GCAGATACATGGAAAGGAGTCACTAATGGTATCCTCTAGCTCACCGAGTACTGAGA AACCCTCGAGGAATCCTcagaacattgaggacaatgctTGCATGAAAAGAGTGATAGTTTCTGTGTCTGCACTCTCATTTGGACAAATCTCATTGTTAACTTCTGTACAAGTGGCACATGCAGGAGAAAGTATCAAACCAGATGCACTTTATGAGGTTGGGGAGTTATTTGAATTGGGAATCCAGCTCTCTTATCTTCTTTTACTTTTAGCTTTGCTAGGGGTTGGAACTTTCTTTGTGATTCGTCAAGTTCTAATGCGTAGAGAGCTCGACCTTTCTGCTAAAGAATTGCAG gaGCAAGTAAGAAGCGGTGATGCCTCTGCAACTGGACTTTTTGAACTCGGTGCAGTAATGCTGAGGAGAAAATTTTACCCGGCTGCTACTAAATATTTACTTCAGGCAATTGAGAAGTGGGATGGTGAGGATCAAGATCTTGCCCAG GTTTACAATGCGCTTGGTGTTAGCTATATTCTTGATGGGAAGCTTGACAAGGGAATCAAGCAATTTGAAGCTGCTGTGAAGCTTCAACCAGGGTATGTAACAGCCTGGAACAATCTTGGTGATGCctatgaaaagaagaaagactTGAAGTCAGCTCTCAAGGCATTCGAAGAAGTGCTGCTCTTTGATCCTAACAATAAGGTGGCAAGGCCAAGAAGAGATGCTTTGAAGGATAAGGTACAAATGTACAAAGGAGTTCCAATCAAGTCTAAGGATAGATGA
- the LOC18104474 gene encoding tetratricopeptide repeat domain-containing protein PYG7, chloroplastic isoform X5 produces the protein MKRVIVSVSALSFGQISLLTSVQVAHAGESIKPDALYEVGELFELGIQLSYLLLLLALLGVGTFFVIRQVLMRRELDLSAKELQEQVRSGDASATGLFELGAVMLRRKFYPAATKYLLQAIEKWDGEDQDLAQVYNALGVSYILDGKLDKGIKQFEAAVKLQPGYVTAWNNLGDAYEKKKDLKSALKAFEEVLLFDPNNKVARPRRDALKDKVQMYKGVPIKSKDR, from the exons ATGAAAAGAGTGATAGTTTCTGTGTCTGCACTCTCATTTGGACAAATCTCATTGTTAACTTCTGTACAAGTGGCACATGCAGGAGAAAGTATCAAACCAGATGCACTTTATGAGGTTGGGGAGTTATTTGAATTGGGAATCCAGCTCTCTTATCTTCTTTTACTTTTAGCTTTGCTAGGGGTTGGAACTTTCTTTGTGATTCGTCAAGTTCTAATGCGTAGAGAGCTCGACCTTTCTGCTAAAGAATTGCAG gaGCAAGTAAGAAGCGGTGATGCCTCTGCAACTGGACTTTTTGAACTCGGTGCAGTAATGCTGAGGAGAAAATTTTACCCGGCTGCTACTAAATATTTACTTCAGGCAATTGAGAAGTGGGATGGTGAGGATCAAGATCTTGCCCAG GTTTACAATGCGCTTGGTGTTAGCTATATTCTTGATGGGAAGCTTGACAAGGGAATCAAGCAATTTGAAGCTGCTGTGAAGCTTCAACCAGGGTATGTAACAGCCTGGAACAATCTTGGTGATGCctatgaaaagaagaaagactTGAAGTCAGCTCTCAAGGCATTCGAAGAAGTGCTGCTCTTTGATCCTAACAATAAGGTGGCAAGGCCAAGAAGAGATGCTTTGAAGGATAAGGTACAAATGTACAAAGGAGTTCCAATCAAGTCTAAGGATAGATGA
- the LOC18104474 gene encoding tetratricopeptide repeat domain-containing protein PYG7, chloroplastic isoform X1, translating to MLLQTTISSSPPLQHLHQHPHSLLPFGSLKFRPHKLSLQALFQHYSPPDLTNFRAGHGLNATQFTNFQIHGKESLMVSSSSPSTEKPSRNPQNIEDNACMKRVIVSVSALSFGQISLLTSVQVAHAGESIKPDALYEVGELFELGIQLSYLLLLLALLGVGTFFVIRQVLMRRELDLSAKELQEQVRSGDASATGLFELGAVMLRRKFYPAATKYLLQAIEKWDGEDQDLAQVYNALGVSYILDGKLDKGIKQFEAAVKLQPGYVTAWNNLGDAYEKKKDLKSALKAFEEVLLFDPNNKVARPRRDALKDKVQMYKGVPIKSKDR from the exons atgcTTCTCCAAACCACCATCTCATCATCTCCACCTCTACAACACCTCCACCAGCATCCTCACTCTCTCCTACCATTTGGGTCTCTCAAGTTTAGGCCCCACAAGCTCTCTCTTCAG GCCCTTTTTCAGCACTATAGTCCACCAGATTTGACAAATTTTAGGGCAGGCCATGGACTGAATGCCACTCAGTTTACTAATTTCCAG ATACATGGAAAGGAGTCACTAATGGTATCCTCTAGCTCACCGAGTACTGAGA AACCCTCGAGGAATCCTcagaacattgaggacaatgctTGCATGAAAAGAGTGATAGTTTCTGTGTCTGCACTCTCATTTGGACAAATCTCATTGTTAACTTCTGTACAAGTGGCACATGCAGGAGAAAGTATCAAACCAGATGCACTTTATGAGGTTGGGGAGTTATTTGAATTGGGAATCCAGCTCTCTTATCTTCTTTTACTTTTAGCTTTGCTAGGGGTTGGAACTTTCTTTGTGATTCGTCAAGTTCTAATGCGTAGAGAGCTCGACCTTTCTGCTAAAGAATTGCAG gaGCAAGTAAGAAGCGGTGATGCCTCTGCAACTGGACTTTTTGAACTCGGTGCAGTAATGCTGAGGAGAAAATTTTACCCGGCTGCTACTAAATATTTACTTCAGGCAATTGAGAAGTGGGATGGTGAGGATCAAGATCTTGCCCAG GTTTACAATGCGCTTGGTGTTAGCTATATTCTTGATGGGAAGCTTGACAAGGGAATCAAGCAATTTGAAGCTGCTGTGAAGCTTCAACCAGGGTATGTAACAGCCTGGAACAATCTTGGTGATGCctatgaaaagaagaaagactTGAAGTCAGCTCTCAAGGCATTCGAAGAAGTGCTGCTCTTTGATCCTAACAATAAGGTGGCAAGGCCAAGAAGAGATGCTTTGAAGGATAAGGTACAAATGTACAAAGGAGTTCCAATCAAGTCTAAGGATAGATGA